Within Thermodesulfobacteriota bacterium, the genomic segment TTGAAGACCGCGAGCCCCTGGAGCTCGAGGTCCGTGAGACCGAAGCCGCGGTAGTACTCCCAGCGCGCCGGGTTGTTCGCCGCGTTGCCCATGCCTCCCCCGCCGGGGCCCATGCCCATGGGAATGCCCATGGCGGTGAGGGCGTCGACGTTCGTGCGTTTGCCCACGGTGTTGGCGCGCAGGGTGTCGAGGAAGAGGTCGAACTTCGAGGTGAAGGGGTTGACCTCGGCGCTTCGTTCATAGGCCGCGATGGACCGGGCGATGCGCTCGTAGGTTCCGTTCACGTCCTTGACGAAGTCGAGCGACTTCGGCCCCCACACCGCCTCGAAGAGGTCCGCGTAGTCCGACTGGGCGACCCGGATGCACACCTGGCGGGCGCCCGGCAGGGCCTGCTCCAGGGGGTTCAGGAAGGGCCCCTGGGCCTGCTCGGCCAGGGGGTCGCCCAGGGTCCAGCCGGTGGCCCGGCCGTCCCAGAACATCCCGCCGATCCACGCCCCTTCGACTTCGTCGTAGTACAACACGGGGCTCTCGCCGGCGTAGGCCGCCGACGGGGGCTTGCGGTTGCCGAAGCGGCCCTCCAGGGCACCCTCGATCACGGCCCCGCCCAGGTTCACCCAGGAGTCGGGCCCCGTGTACCCCACCGACGGGTCGTGACACGTGACGCAGGCCTGGGTGCGGTTGGCCGAGAGGCCCGCATCCAGGAAGAGGGCTTCGCCCAGCTCCTCGATCGGAGTCAAATCGGCCTGCGCTGCCACCCCACCGCCCAGAAGGAGCAGGGCTCCCAGCCCCGCCGTGACGAGAGACCTTGTCGATCTGTGCATGGCTTCACCTCCTTGTTCGTTATGTGAGCGCCGGAAACGGCCATGGCCGCCGATTCTAAACACGGATGCGTTTTACTCCATGGGGAGTTCTCCCCATTTTGCGTTGCCTTTGACCCCGACACACGTCGAGGAAGGCAGGCCCGGCGTGCCCTCCCCCGGAGCGCCTACCTCTCGAAGTACCCGTCCGACAGCGTCTTGAGGAACGTCACGATGTTGTCCACCTGCGGCCGGGGGAACATGGGGAGCTCGGCGCGGTTCGCGTCCACCTCGGGCGGAGGGAACATGCTTGCCATGCCCTCGCACCCCATCCCGCCTCCCATGCCGCCGCCGCACATCCCGCCGTCCATCGCGGCCCGCCAGTGGTAGAAGAAGACGATCTCGTCCAGAGACTTGAAGTAGCCGTTGTGCCCGTAGGCCTTGACGAAGTCCGACGACGGGCGAAGGTCCACGTTGCGAAGGGTCGGCACCTTGTGCTTTCCCATCTCCGGCTCGTAGACCGCCGGAGCATAACCGGCGCTCTGCAGAAAGCCTCCCAAGCCATAGTCCACCCAGTCGGCGCCGTCCGGGTTCCACTTGGGCGGCATGGCATAGAAGGGGTTCTCCGGGTTCTTCGGGGTGCCGATGTTGTCGTAGCCGAAGTCGGTGAACAGGGGGTAGCCGTTGGGACCGGGGTCCAGGGTGTGGCAGGAGGAGCACTCGGCCCGGTCGTTGAACACCGCCAGGCCCTGGAGCTCGGCGTCGGTGAGGCCCAGGCCTCGGAACGCCGACCATCGGTTGGGGTCGGTGCCGCCGCTGGGGCAGCCCATGGCGCCGCCCATGCCGCCCCCGCCTCCGCCGGTGCCGCACTTGATCTTCGTCACGTCCTTGCCGGCGGCCCGGGCGTTTTCCCAGAAGAGGTCGAACTTCGAGGTGAACGGGTTGACTTCGCTGCTGCGCTCGTACGCCGCAACGGAGCGCCCGATCCTCTCGTACACGCCGTTCGTGTCCCTGGCGCAGTCGAGCGAGCCGGGTCCCCAGACCTCCTCGAAGAGCCCGGCATAGGCCGAGCTCCAGACCTTCGTGCACAGCACCCGGGCGTTGGGCAGGGCCTGCTCCAGGGGATTCAGGTAGGGCCCCTGGGCCTGCTCGGCCAGGGGATCGCCCAGAGTCCAGCCGGTGGCCCGGCCGTCCCAGAACATCCCCCCGAACCAGCCCCCGTCCTCCTCGTCGAAGTAGAGGAGCGGGCTGTCGCCGGCATAGGCCGACGCCGGGGGCTTGCGGTTGCCGAACCGGTTCGCAAGGGCGCCCGGGTATACGGCGCCGGCGGCGTTCACCGCCGCATCCGGGCCGGTGAATCCGACCTCCGGCGCGTGGCACGCGGCGCAGGACTGCGTGCCGTTCGCGGACAGGCTCGCGTCGTAGAAAAGCGCTTTGCCGAGTTCTTCGATCGGGCTCAAGGCCGCGCCCGCCGGCGCCCCGCCCCCGAGGGCCAGCATCGCGCCCAACCCTGCTGCGGCCAACCATTTCGTTCGTGGGCACATGTGCATGCCTCCTTTTGCGATGGCCCCCCGGGTGTTGGGTAACCTCCGGGGGAATTTCCTGGTTTCGCGACTCTATCGCCGCGACGTTCTTACGAAGGTCGCCGCGGATTATGCCCTACACACGTCGGGGGAGGGATTGCTCCCTCCCCCGAGTGAATCTGGAAGTTACGGCGTGGCCACGATGGCCGTGTTCGACCAGCCGGACTGGGTCGTGTCAGTGAATGCATGGACCCGGTAGTAGAAGGTCGTGCCGCGCGCCACGGCCTGGCTGAAGGTCGTGACGTTTGCCCCGACGGTAGCGTTCACGACGCCGCTCGTGAAGCCGGGGTCATAGGCCCGTTGGATCAGGAAGCCGGTCTCGTTCACGGAGTTGTCCGTCCAGCTCAGGGACACCGTCGCTAAGTTCTTGTTCTTCACGACAGCGCTTCCCGTCAGGTTGGTAGGAGCCACCGTAGTGGCCGCCGGTGTCCCTCCCCTCGAGTCGAGCGTCAGCGTCGGCCA encodes:
- a CDS encoding cytochrome c peroxidase, with the protein product MCPRTKWLAAAGLGAMLALGGGAPAGAALSPIEELGKALFYDASLSANGTQSCAACHAPEVGFTGPDAAVNAAGAVYPGALANRFGNRKPPASAYAGDSPLLYFDEEDGGWFGGMFWDGRATGWTLGDPLAEQAQGPYLNPLEQALPNARVLCTKVWSSAYAGLFEEVWGPGSLDCARDTNGVYERIGRSVAAYERSSEVNPFTSKFDLFWENARAAGKDVTKIKCGTGGGGGGMGGAMGCPSGGTDPNRWSAFRGLGLTDAELQGLAVFNDRAECSSCHTLDPGPNGYPLFTDFGYDNIGTPKNPENPFYAMPPKWNPDGADWVDYGLGGFLQSAGYAPAVYEPEMGKHKVPTLRNVDLRPSSDFVKAYGHNGYFKSLDEIVFFYHWRAAMDGGMCGGGMGGGMGCEGMASMFPPPEVDANRAELPMFPRPQVDNIVTFLKTLSDGYFER
- a CDS encoding cytochrome c peroxidase codes for the protein MHRSTRSLVTAGLGALLLLGGGVAAQADLTPIEELGEALFLDAGLSANRTQACVTCHDPSVGYTGPDSWVNLGGAVIEGALEGRFGNRKPPSAAYAGESPVLYYDEVEGAWIGGMFWDGRATGWTLGDPLAEQAQGPFLNPLEQALPGARQVCIRVAQSDYADLFEAVWGPKSLDFVKDVNGTYERIARSIAAYERSAEVNPFTSKFDLFLDTLRANTVGKRTNVDALTAMGIPMGMGPGGGGMGNAANNPARWEYYRGFGLTDLELQGLAVFKDPNRADCARCHTLTPGSAGYPLFTDFRYHNIGTPRNPENPFYAMPKKWNPDGEDWVDYGLGGFLKAAGFPPEVYEPELGKFKTPSVRNSDLRPSTDFVKAYGHNGFFKSLDGMEGILHFYAWRATMDNGGMGPGMGGGGMGGGGMGGGGMGGGGMGGGGMDGGMGPNPNLFPPPEVDQNRADMQPFNFMVDGDRLLAFLKTLSDGYFQR